From a region of the Candidatus Melainabacteria bacterium genome:
- a CDS encoding YvcK family protein: protein MIHKLRDLNLRRYSLPGLKKWILIGFIGFIFGLLGVALLLELRPVTRLRDLTWLIVGGTAKIIPTYVSGTIGIVVCIFLITYAVVSANKEVVRAIAPELADSSFLDALDKLHSLSRGAKVVAIGGGTGLSTLLSGLKHFTTNITAIVTVADDGGSSGRLREELGIIPPGDIRNCIAALADEDKMITELFQYRFKTGQNLEGHSFGNLFLTALQEVSGGDFIKAVKAACLILRSRGTVLPSSPEPMKIIAELHDGRIIEGESRIPQAKGRIKRIFSERENPKAQEEAINAISEAELIIFGPGSLYTSIIPNLLAPEIVSAIKNNSNAHKVYVCNIMTQPGETSNYTVSDHINALLQHAKDQNLIDVVIVNDRHPKLLLEKYKEKGQEPVVIDADIIQKLGIRIVARNLIKEEDLVRHNPKLLARAIMLWHKRWLKYPVKKQVVSSK from the coding sequence ATGATTCATAAACTAAGAGATCTAAATTTAAGAAGATATTCTCTTCCAGGTTTAAAAAAATGGATCTTGATTGGATTTATTGGATTTATATTTGGTTTACTAGGCGTAGCATTATTACTTGAGCTGAGACCAGTTACAAGGCTAAGAGATCTTACATGGCTTATTGTAGGTGGAACTGCAAAAATAATACCAACTTATGTTTCAGGAACTATTGGAATTGTAGTATGCATATTCTTAATCACATATGCTGTAGTTAGTGCAAATAAAGAAGTTGTAAGAGCAATTGCACCTGAGCTTGCAGATAGTTCTTTTCTTGACGCTCTTGATAAATTACACTCACTTAGTCGGGGAGCAAAAGTAGTTGCAATTGGTGGTGGAACAGGTTTAAGCACTTTACTATCTGGCTTAAAACACTTTACTACAAATATTACAGCAATAGTAACAGTAGCTGATGATGGTGGAAGCTCAGGCAGGTTACGTGAAGAACTGGGAATTATACCGCCAGGAGATATTAGAAATTGCATAGCAGCACTTGCTGATGAAGACAAAATGATAACTGAGTTATTTCAATATCGTTTTAAAACTGGTCAAAATCTTGAAGGACATAGTTTTGGTAATTTATTTCTTACTGCACTACAAGAAGTAAGTGGTGGAGATTTTATTAAAGCAGTTAAAGCTGCTTGCTTAATTTTAAGAAGCCGTGGGACAGTTTTACCTTCTTCTCCAGAACCAATGAAAATAATAGCAGAGCTTCACGATGGAAGAATTATAGAAGGAGAGTCAAGAATCCCTCAAGCAAAAGGAAGAATTAAAAGAATATTTAGTGAACGAGAAAATCCAAAAGCACAAGAAGAAGCTATTAATGCAATTTCAGAAGCTGAGTTAATAATTTTTGGACCAGGAAGTTTATATACATCAATAATTCCTAATTTACTTGCCCCTGAGATTGTAAGTGCTATAAAAAATAATTCAAACGCTCATAAAGTTTATGTATGTAACATCATGACACAGCCTGGTGAAACATCAAATTACACTGTAAGTGATCATATTAATGCTTTACTTCAGCATGCAAAAGATCAAAACTTAATTGATGTAGTAATTGTAAATGACAGACACCCAAAACTTTTATTAGAAAAATACAAAGAAAAAGGTCAGGAACCAGTTGTTATTGATGCAGATATTATTCAAAAACTAGGAATTAGAATAGTTGCAAGAAATTTAATTAAAGAAGAAGACCTCGTAAGACACAATCCAAAATTACTTGCAAGAGCAATTATGCTTTGGCATAAACGATGGTTAAAATATCCGGTTAAGAAACAAGTGGTAAGTAGTAAGTAG
- the ispE gene encoding 4-(cytidine 5'-diphospho)-2-C-methyl-D-erythritol kinase encodes MINIKSPSKLNFALWIKGKRSDNYHELETIYFENNNLCDDIALEFNKSNELKVNSIFVQEELNQIIPNDKNLTTKAALLFFKKLGIKGFCKITINKKIPIQAGLGGGSSNAGCVLKGLNQLFDYYLNENELLVLSNQIGSDVPFFILGDTCFGSGRGGILKKIKNNLKLEIEIIKPENISISTKWAYEQIDSREFQASCKEEIESLIYSMKVADYDMFFKNIFNDFEIVVFSYYPELIKLRKLLLDKGYKTVGLCGSGSALYGVKKSEKAHT; translated from the coding sequence ATGATAAACATAAAATCACCAAGCAAGTTAAATTTTGCTTTGTGGATAAAAGGAAAAAGATCTGATAACTATCATGAGTTAGAAACAATTTACTTTGAAAATAATAATCTTTGTGATGATATTGCTTTGGAATTTAATAAAAGTAACGAATTAAAAGTTAATAGTATTTTTGTTCAAGAAGAACTAAATCAAATAATTCCAAATGATAAAAACCTGACAACAAAAGCAGCATTGTTGTTTTTTAAAAAACTTGGTATAAAAGGTTTTTGTAAAATTACAATTAATAAAAAAATCCCAATTCAAGCAGGGCTTGGTGGGGGCAGTTCAAATGCTGGCTGTGTCTTAAAAGGTTTAAATCAATTATTTGATTACTATTTAAATGAAAATGAGTTATTGGTCTTGTCAAATCAAATTGGTTCTGATGTGCCTTTTTTTATTTTAGGAGATACTTGTTTTGGAAGTGGAAGAGGAGGAATTTTAAAAAAAATTAAAAACAATCTTAAACTTGAAATAGAAATAATAAAACCTGAAAATATTTCCATATCTACCAAATGGGCATATGAGCAAATTGACTCAAGAGAATTTCAAGCTTCTTGCAAAGAAGAGATTGAAAGCTTAATTTACTCAATGAAAGTTGCTGATTATGATATGTTTTTTAAAAATATATTTAATGATTTTGAGATAGTAGTTTTTTCTTATTACCCGGAATTAATAAAGCTTCGTAAATTACTTCTGGATAAAGGTTATAAAACTGTTGGTCTTTGTGGGTCTGGTTCTGCTTTATATGGGGTGAAAAAAAGTGAAAAGGCTCACACTTAA
- the ftsE gene encoding cell division ATP-binding protein FtsE has protein sequence MIQFINVTKVYGELKALDNVTFQVNSGEMIFIVGPSGAGKSTIMKLLYREEKPTSGQVFVSNVDVSRLPNKQTPILRRRMGVVFQDFKLLMNKTSFENIAYPLFAIGMDHNEITKRVHGALKVVSLTNKANDFPKTLSGGERQRVGIARAIVQGPSLLIADEPTGNLDPNTSMEIFQLLERINLRGTTVLVATHNQQMVDQLRKRVITLNNGKIVSDVKTGTYISSH, from the coding sequence ATGATTCAGTTTATTAATGTAACAAAGGTATATGGAGAGCTTAAAGCCCTTGATAATGTTACTTTCCAAGTTAATAGCGGTGAGATGATATTTATTGTAGGACCAAGTGGAGCTGGTAAATCAACAATCATGAAGCTTTTGTATAGAGAAGAAAAGCCTACTTCTGGTCAGGTTTTTGTTTCAAATGTAGATGTTTCAAGATTACCTAATAAACAAACTCCCATATTAAGAAGAAGAATGGGAGTTGTGTTTCAGGATTTTAAATTGTTAATGAATAAAACTTCATTTGAAAATATTGCATATCCGCTATTTGCAATAGGAATGGATCACAATGAAATAACTAAAAGAGTACATGGTGCCCTAAAAGTTGTTAGCTTAACAAATAAAGCAAATGATTTTCCAAAAACTCTTTCTGGTGGAGAAAGGCAAAGAGTAGGAATAGCAAGGGCAATTGTACAAGGACCTTCATTATTAATTGCAGATGAACCAACGGGGAATTTAGATCCAAATACTTCCATGGAAATTTTCCAGCTTTTAGAAAGAATAAATCTTAGAGGAACAACTGTTTTAGTAGCAACTCATAATCAGCAAATGGTAGATCAATTAAGAAAGAGAGTAATCACATTGAATAATGGAAAAATTGTAAGCGATGTTAAAACAGGAACTTATATATCATCTCATTAA
- a CDS encoding sigma-70 family RNA polymerase sigma factor — MKKINVQFDDEELVIACQAGDRDAIECLVKKHQRSVTSLLYQLAPDWPDTSDLAQEVFIRVYRGIHSLRNPKTFKSWLNQIVVNLFYDELRRRPRRLPTISIDAPIESDNGESDLIREIPDPSLKPDERSLVKELDQIVKKAMAGLPEQFRTAIVLRELQGLSYEEIAESIGCELGTVKSRIARARGRLQEILSPYLEKQSEQKAVNS, encoded by the coding sequence ATGAAAAAAATTAATGTGCAGTTTGATGATGAAGAATTAGTAATTGCTTGTCAGGCAGGAGATAGAGATGCAATTGAATGTCTTGTAAAAAAACATCAAAGATCAGTTACTTCATTGCTTTATCAATTAGCTCCTGATTGGCCAGATACTTCTGATCTAGCTCAAGAAGTTTTTATAAGAGTTTACAGGGGAATTCATTCCTTAAGAAATCCTAAAACTTTTAAGTCCTGGTTAAATCAAATTGTAGTAAATCTTTTTTATGATGAACTAAGAAGACGTCCAAGAAGATTACCTACAATATCAATAGATGCTCCAATTGAAAGTGATAACGGTGAATCTGATCTAATAAGGGAAATACCAGACCCATCATTAAAGCCTGACGAGAGATCATTAGTAAAAGAATTAGATCAAATAGTAAAAAAAGCAATGGCTGGTTTACCGGAACAGTTTAGAACAGCTATCGTCCTGCGAGAATTGCAGGGCTTAAGTTATGAGGAGATAGCTGAAAGTATTGGATGTGAGCTTGGAACTGTAAAAAGCAGAATTGCAAGGGCTAGAGGCAGATTACAAGAAATTTTAAGTCCATATTTAGAAAAGCAATCCGAACAAAAAGCAGTTAATAGTTAG
- a CDS encoding STAS domain-containing protein codes for MMNLDVQENEERLFVKIGGQLLYSEADQFKDEVLPKIGQHSVVTVDCKDLDFIDSAGTGAIVRLWKECRMVGAELELIRVIPEVQKLLHMTRLHQLATVKGLDDI; via the coding sequence ATGATGAATTTAGATGTACAAGAAAATGAAGAAAGGTTGTTTGTAAAAATAGGTGGTCAACTTTTATACAGTGAGGCAGATCAATTTAAAGATGAAGTACTACCTAAAATCGGACAACATAGTGTTGTAACAGTAGATTGTAAGGATTTAGATTTTATTGACAGTGCAGGAACTGGTGCAATTGTAAGGCTTTGGAAAGAATGCAGGATGGTTGGTGCAGAATTGGAATTAATAAGGGTAATACCAGAAGTACAAAAATTATTACATATGACAAGATTACATCAATTAGCAACAGTAAAAGGTCTAGATGACATATAA